The Dioscorea cayenensis subsp. rotundata cultivar TDr96_F1 chromosome 19, TDr96_F1_v2_PseudoChromosome.rev07_lg8_w22 25.fasta, whole genome shotgun sequence genome includes a window with the following:
- the LOC120283958 gene encoding beta-galactosidase 5, producing the protein MAMGGGKQVLVFLGVLLLLLVLLPEAQCGVTYDRKALIINGQRRILISGSIHYARSTPEMWEGLVQKAKDGGLDVIQTYVFWNGHEPSPGNYNFEGRYDLVRFIKTAQKAGLYVHLRIGPYACAEWNFGGFPVWLKYVPGISFRTDNEPFKIAMQGFTQKIVQMMKSESLYESQGGPIILSQIENEYGPESKALGPPGYAYMSWAAKMAVGMGTGVPWVMCKEDDAPDPVINTCNGFYCDAFTPNKPYKPTFWTEAWSGWFTEFGGAVHQRPVEDLAFAVARFIQKGGSFINYYMYHGGTNFGRTAGGPFITTSYDYDAPIDEYGLPREPKYGHLKELHKAIKLCEPALVSSDPTLTSIGAYQQAHVFSSEAGGCAAFLANYNPKSFARVMFNNMHYNLPPWSISILPDCRNVVFNTAKVGVQTSQMQMSSINDQSLTWEKYDEEVGSLEDNSLITVTGLLEQINVTRDNSDYLWYITSVDVSPTETFLRGGHLPVLIVQSAGHALHVFINGELSGSAYGTREDRRITYTGNANLRAGNNKFAILSVAVGLPNVGMHFETWNTGVLGPVVLHGFDEGRRDLTWQKWTYQVGLKGEARNLNSLEGISSVEWMQGLSAIKQQQPLTWYKAFFNAPDGDEPLALDMGSMGKGQVWINGQSIGRYWTAYAPNGICNPCSYAGTYRSPKCQAGCGQPTQRWYHVPRSWLQPTKNLLVVFEELGGDATKISLVKRTVSGVCADVSEFHPMIKNWHIDSYGQPEEHHKPKVHLRCAPGQSISAIKFASFGTPLGTCGNFQQGTCHSPNSHTILEQKCIGKERCAVTISTNNFGGDPCPNVMKRVAVEAVCSPAA; encoded by the exons ATGGCAATGGGAGGAGGGAAGCAAGTTCTAGTTTTTCTGGGAGTGCTTTTGCTGTTGTTGGTGTTGTTACCAGAAGCACAATGTGGGGTGACATATGATAGGAAGGCTCTTATCATCAATGGACAGAGGAGGATTCTCATTTCTGGTTCCATACACTATGCTAGAAGCACTCCTGAG ATGTGGGAGGGACTTGTTCAGAAGGCTAAGGATGGAGGACTGGATGTTATACAGACTTATGTGTTCTGGAATGGGCATGAACCCTCTCCTGGAAAT TATAATTTTGAGGGGAGGTATGATTTGGTTAGATTTATCAAGACAGCGCAGAAAGCTGGTCTCTATGTTCATCTTCGAATTGGGCCTTATGCTTGTGCCGAGTGGAATTTTGG GGGATTTCCAGTTTGGTTGAAGTATGTTCCTGGCATCAGCTTCAGAACAGATAATGAGCCTTTCAAG ATAGCTATGCAAGGCTTTACACAAAAAATTGTTCAGATGATGAAGAGTGAATCACTATATGAGTCTCAAGGTGGCCCAATTATTCTGTCACAG ATTGAGAATGAGTATGGACCAGAGAGCAAGGCACTTGGTCCTCCTGGTTATGCTTACATGTCCTGGGCTGCTAAGATGGCAGTTGGGATGGGAACTGGTGTCCCTTGGGTCATGTGCAAGGAAGATGATGCCCCAGATCCAGTG ATAAATACATGTAATGGTTTTTATTGTGATGCATTTACTCCAAACAAACCTTACAAGCCTACATTTTGGACTGAAGCTTGGAGTGGCTG gttcacagaatttggaggtgCTGTTCATCAGAGACCTGTTGAAGATTTAGCTTTTGCCGTTGCACGCTTCATCCAGAAGGGTGGCTCTTTTATTAACTATTACATG TATCACGGGGGAACAAATTTTGGGCGTACAGCTGGTGGCCCCTTCATCACAACCAGTTATGATTATGATGCTCCAATTGATGAATATG GATTGCCCAGGGAACCCAAATACGGACATCTAAAAGAGCTTCACAAAGCTATTAAGTTATGTGAACCAGCTTTGGTTTCTTCTGACCCAACTCTTACTTCTATAGGAGCTTATCAACAG GCTCATGTATTCTCTTCTGAAGCTGGAGGTTGTGCTGCATTCCTTGCAAACTACAACCCAAAATCATTTGCAAGAGTAATGTTCAACAATATGCATTATAATCTGCCACCTTGGTCAATTAGCATTCTTCCTGACTGCAGAAATGTTGTATTTAATACGGCAAAA GTTGGTGTGCAAACATCTCAAATGCAAATGTCTTCTATAAATGATCAATCTCTAACATGGGAGAAGTATGATGAAGAGGTTGGTTCATTAGAGGATAATTCATTGATCACTGTAACTGGCCTATTGGAGCAGATCAATGTTACCAGAGATAACAGTGACTATTTGTGGTATATTACAAG TGTTGATGTAAGTCCCACTGAAACATTTTTGCGCGGAGGCCACCTTCCCGTACTTATTGTACAATCAGCTGGCCACGCCCTACATGTCTTTATCAATGGAGAGCTTTCAG GGTCTGCTTATGGAACCAGGGAGGATCGACGGATCACATATACAGGGAATGCAAATCTTCGGGCTGGAAATAACAAATTTGCTATTTTGAGTGTCGCAGTTGGACTTCCA AATGTCGGTATGCACTTCGAGACATGGAACACTGGAGTCCTCGGTCCGGTTGTATTGCATGGGTTTGATGAAGGAAGAAGAGACCTAACGTGGCAAAAGTGGACATACCAG GTAGGCCTGAAAGGCGAAGCGAGAAACCTTAATTCTCTGGAGGGAATTTCTTCTGTTGAATGGATGCAAGGGTTATCAGcaattaaacaacaacaaccactAACATGGTACAAG GCATTCTTCAATGCACCAGATGGGGATGAACCGCTAGCTTTAGACATGGGGAGTATGGGGAAAGGTCAAGTGTGGATCAATGGACAAAGCATCGGTAGATATTGGACTGCATATGCACCAAATGGAATATGCAATCCGTGTAGCTATGCTGGGACATATCGATCCCCTAAGTGTCAAGCTGGATGTGGCCAACCCACTCAACGCTG GTATCATGTGCCACGCTCTTGGTTACAACCGACCAAGAATCTGTTGGTGGTGTTTGAAGAACTCGGAGGCGACGCAACAAAGATTTCACTGGTGAAGAGAACAGTGTCAGGTGTTTGTGCTGATGTTTCTGAGTTTCACCCCATGATAAAGAACTGGCACATCGATAGTTACGGTCAACCAGAAGAGCACCATAAGCCAAAAGTTCACCTTCGATGCGCACCAGGCCAATCTATCTCTGCTATCAAGTTTGCAAGCTTTGGTACTCCCTTGGGCACTTGTGGAAATTTCCAACAAGGAACATGCCATTCACCAAACTCCCATACAATACTAGAACAG AAATGCATAGGAAAAGAGAGATGTGCAGTGACCATATCAACAAACAATTTTGGTGGAGATCCATGTCCAAATGTGATGAAAAGAGTGGCAGTGGAAGCTGTGTGTTCTCCTGCTGCATAA